The DNA segment TGTCGATTTCCTTGACAGCATGCTGCGCAGCAAGCAGGGCAATTTAAGGATTCACCAGATCGTTGTGACTTCAAGTTCAACTGTTGCGGGGAAAAGTATCATGGAGTCCGGATTAAAAAACAAATTCAACCTGCTGATTCTGGGCTCAAAGCTTCCGGCCAAGGAAATCGAATTTAATCCTCCTTCCACCCAGACGCTACAGGCCGGCATGACCCTTATTGTCATGGGAGACGTGGAGAATATCGCCAAGGCCAAGAAAACCTTCTAACCCGGATAGTTGTTCCTTGAACTGCAACAGCGAGCGAATCAAAAAATTGCTTTTATCCTTTATTTAACATGGCCTGATCCCATTTCAGTATTATCTGCCGGTGCTTCCCTTGATGCGGGATGCCACCGCCGATAAAACTCCTTCGGGCGGCCGGCCAAATGCCATTGCTTTGTCGTCGCTGCGCTTCCATACATTAATGCCCAAAACCGCCAGCCCTATTCCCCAAAGGCCCGACAATTGTCCAAGTGACGCTATCGTGGTGCCGGCAATATTCGGTGTAAACAGAATTTGATACGTGGTGGCCAACATGATGGCACCCCAGGTCAGCGCCATGACATAACCGAACAACGGGCGCCAATACGATTTGAATTTGTCACCACTGGCAAGCTCCGCGCGCATAGTCTCATTCACCTGCGTTAGCCGCTGAGTCTCCGATTCAACCATCATGCGCTGCAGATCGGTCTGTTGTTGCATCTCAGCTTCACGCAGTTTGAGCAGCAAGCTTGGATCGGCTTCCAGCGCCTTTTTGACCTCGTCCGGCTCGTTGTCGACCCCCAGCACGGATGCTACCAAAGAACCCACAGCAGTGCCTGCCGGTCCCCCCAATAACGTCCCCAATAGCGGGGCAGCTTTTCCTACAATCCCTTTAAGATCTTTCCAATCCATGATTCAACCTCCTATTGAAGCCCTAACGCTCGGCGCGTTTGTGGCCCCGCAATGCCGTCCACGGTCAACCCTTCGCGTTCTTGAAATTCCCGAATGGCGGCCTCTGTCCGCGACCCCAGTGTTCCGTCCAACACCAGGTTAAATCCGGCTCTATTTAGCGCACGCTGCAGATCTTTGGTTTCCCTGTCGCGTTCCACCACGCCGGATTTAAACCTCTCAAATGCTGCCGTGAGCTTTTCGTGATATTGATTCTTCTCATATTCCGGGCCATTATAACCCTTGGCGAATCCGGGCCAGTCTTGGATCTGCAAGTATTTTTCCAAACCATGCGAAAGGATAAAGTTAATCCCACACTGAAGCTGCAAACCTTCGGAAACATACTGAACCCCGACAAAATCCCACAGGTTGGGATACCCGGCGGGCTCATGGTTAAAACCCATAATTTGAAAAAGACCCCATGATGCCGATCTGTAGGCTGCATCCGATTCGAGTTCGGCCGCCTCGCGCAACCGGTCGTGCTCTTTGAGGCCCCCTTTGTAAAGTGTGCGGTTCCACTTAGCGCTGGACAGGCGAGGGTGGGTGCCATCGTACTGCCCGCCTGTTTCACGACTGAAGATATGAGCTTCGAACAGAATCTTTGGCAAACGCGGATCGTTTTCGTACTTGCCGAGGAAACCAGAACCCGATGCTTCAACGGCAATGACTGCGCGCACGTGCGCTTCCGTGACACCGAGTCGTTTGGCCGCAGACGTTACATCACCGGCATCAAGAGGCCGCCCCATAACACTTCCTGTGCGCATATCGCCTCCTTACCCTTTATGGTTGTACAGTTTCAATTGCTTGTAAATGCATTCCATGTATTATCAAGTAGTTAATATGTTTTGACCTCCGGACGTCCCTTAGCAGACAATAGCCAAACCCAGGCGGACAACCTCGGTGCGTTCCCGAAAATTGATCAGGCTTTCCGCCAAGGAGTTGACATATTGAACCTGAAAGTAAACATCGAGCATTTGGAACGGAAACCGGTGAATCGGATAGGTTAGGTCCAACTGTAGCGAGGCCCCTTCATGTGCCCAGCGGAAATATGACCCCAACACGAAACTGTCCGCCTTCCCCAACTTTGTTTCCAACTCGAAAAAGCCCCTGTAGTCTTCAAGATCGGGTTTGGTTTCGTTGTCGTTTTTGATGTAAGCTCAAACCTTAGGTTTGCGTGTCGGGCTTGGCTATTGTTAGGATATACTCGAGTGACAATCCGTTCCAATTAACAAAACCCCCGTTTTATTAATCAAGCACCTTTTCCGAACGAGATCTGCCTCCGATACATACGGTGCCGACCTACATGGTGCTGAAAATAGAGGGGGAGAACACCGTTAAATTATGCTGCAATAGATGTGCCAGGTATCAACTTGCTGATATCATGCATATTTTATGATTTTAGCAGCTTTTGACGCACATTTTTTTGTGCAACACGCACATTTTTTTGTGCAAGCAGGTGATAATTTGATTCAACCCGAAACAAACAGGACAACGCGGGTTGATAGCAATGAATCCATGGCAAAGAGGGTTCCGGTGAGAGACATAGAGGTGAGCGTGATCGATGCGGCGCGTATGCCGGGAAAAATTCGCCAGGTGTTTCGATATGCTACAAATGAGAGGGTTTTTCGATGATAAAATTTATTTCAGTCTTTTACCATTCAGCAGGAAACAGTTTTCTTCGGTGCACTTGAGGCCGTTGACACAATATTCACCTTTACGGCAAGGGCAGTTTTTATTTTTTTTAAAGCATTTCATTTCCAACACCCCGTTTCCTTTCCCAAGGTGGCCCCATGTCCACCCTGGGAAATCTGTAGATATCTGTTTTGTGCCTCACTACAGATTTGGCATTGTTGCCTGCTTTTTAATACGCAAGAAGCGCGCAACCTTAATTGAAAATATTTTAATGCTTATATTTCAACTGGTTGTCTGGCGAGTTCGGATTGCCAAGCCTATCAGCCCATAAAAAATGCTATGAAATTATGAACTAAATTACATAATATCTATTACACTTTTTACATAGTGTGAGGACGATACAACCTTAAAGGCATCCAAGGATGTGAAAGGCAAAACAGATTGGGAATGCAAAGGGGTTTTAACCGCCGTCAACCAGATTCCTTAAAATTCCGGAGCACCTGAACGAAACAACTTTCCTTGGTGCCAGCATCAGGTCCTTACCGGTTGCAGGATTCCGACCCTTGCGTTCTTTCTTTTTCTTTACGCAGAACTTACCAAAACCGCTGATAAGGACATCCTCGCCGGATTCGAGTGTTTTCTTGATGATTTCCAGAAGGGTTTCGACGGTTTCAACGGATTTTTTCCTTGAGAATCCGTTTCCGACCATAATTTCTTCAATGAGATTGGCTTTCGTAAGTGTCATGGCAAGTACTCCTTAGTTCTTTATTGTGCGTTTTTTGGGATAAAAAATTATTAAAATAGCTTGTGATGCTTTGTGGATAAGATACCGGCGTTTACTTTGACGATTGTTATAATAACAACCAAATGAAATCAATAAAATAATTTAACCCGCTGAGCTAAACAATATACCCCACATGATTGAAATAGAGCTGTCCATTTTATTATATCTCATGAAATGTAAGTGTTATGGAATCAAGTTTGTAATGGCCGGGCAATAAACTCAGCCCGGCAGCATTGTTGGATCTACTCTCTTCTTCAAGCCATTTCAGGATTTTTGTATTATAGTTCTGGTCAACTGCGTATAATGAAACCACAATGTTTTTATTGGGCCCGGTTTCGTGGATTTTGGTTTTGAAAGCTTGATTGGGTTGATGGATTTGTTGCTTGGGCCAGCACTGGCCGAGGTCTTTTACATCAATGGTTATCCAGATGTAGCTTTGTTCCGGCGGAATATTTTTGGTGTAGCCTTCGATTGCAATCTCGCGGGATGCCCGGGAGCCATCCGGCGGCGAAATTATTTTGCCGACAGGAAACGACAACAGGTAATATCCGCCAAAAGACGCTGCCAAAGCCGCCAGAAACACGAGCGTGTTCAGGATGAATTTGAGCGTATCCGGTTTTTTGGGGCCGGCATTCGGCGGGTCAACCGTTCCGGTTGTTTCCGGGCTTATCTTGGCGCGTTGATCGGCAGCCTCTTTTTTGACATTCTGCGGTTCCATAAGCTTCTCAATTATAACAATTTGATTCTACTAAAAAGTTTTCATAAAATTTTCGGATTAGGTTACAGCAGAACACCCTGGACCATGAGGCGCTTAAACCATAGCAAGCGTTTTGTGCTGATTTGGATGCCGTCACTCTTGGGATCGGGATGGATATTTTTTGCTTTCCAGATCGTCACCCCATCCACAGGAAACCGTTCAAACCGTCCTTGACCATTGACGGCGGGCTTACCCCTGTAGACCACAGGGAATCGCTCGATACCGCATCACCCTTCAACCTCTTTGATGAACAAAGTAACATCAGCGCCCTTTTTTAGAATCAATTCATTAGCTTCCGGTGTTACGTTTATCACGCTATCACCTCCTGTTAATCGACTAGCACGCGCCTTGAGAGTGCAATTGAAGTTCAAATTTTAAAACATTATCATGCAAATATCAGACATGAACGTCAGATGTCAAACTTGGCACTGTTTATCATTCCGACTTTTTATGATATTCTTCATCTGCAAATCAAGATATCCATAACCAATGATTTCATCGAATTAACTGGCTAACCCCGATAAATCGGGAATAACGGGATAACCGAAAGAAGATGAAACGAACGATTGAACGCATAGAATTCCTGCTGCCCGAAGCGCTGGCTGCGGACCGGTTTGCCGCATGGCGTGAAATCAGCCGCTTGAAACGATCCGGTTCTAAAGCCAAATCGGCGGTCAAAATCCAGAAGCGTCTTTTGGGCCTTGAAAAACAGCTTCAGATTTCCATGAAAAAGAAAGCCTGGCGTAAAGACAACCGCCCGGAGCCGACCTACAACCCGGACCTGCCGATTACGGCCAAGAAGGATGAAATCATTAATGCCATCACCACCAACCCGGTGGTTATCGTCTCCGGGGAAACCGGTTCGGGAAAAACCACCCAGATACCTAAATTCTGCCTGGCCGCCGGGCGGGGTGTCGACGGCAAGATCGGATGCACCCAGCCGCGCAGAATTGCCGCCACGACGGTCTCCCGCCGCATTGCCGAAGAGTTGGGCGAGGAAGTGGGCCGGTCGGTGGGTTTTAAAATCAGGTTTCAAGACAAGACCGGCCCTGACGGTTTTATTAAAATCATGACGGACGGCATCCTTCTGGCTGAAACCCAAGGCGATCCACACTTGAGCGCCTACGACACCATTATCGTCGATGAGGCTCACGAAAGAAGCTTGAACATCGACTTTATTTTAGGGTTTCTAAAAATCCTGATAAAACGTCGCAACGACCTTAAGCTCATCATCACGTCCGCAACCATCGACACGGAAAAATTTTCAAAGGCCTTTGACCATGCGCCGGTTATCGAGGTCTCCGGCCGGATGTACCCGGTCCAGGTTCGTTACTTTCCGGCTGACCCCGACGTCGAGGAAGGCGAGGAGCAAACCCATATTGAGAGGGTTGTTCGTGCGGTCGAAATGCTGC comes from the Candidatus Desulfatibia profunda genome and includes:
- a CDS encoding TrkA C-terminal domain-containing protein, encoding VDFLDSMLRSKQGNLRIHQIVVTSSSTVAGKSIMESGLKNKFNLLILGSKLPAKEIEFNPPSTQTLQAGMTLIVMGDVENIAKAKKTF
- a CDS encoding DUF3380 domain-containing protein, translated to MRTGSVMGRPLDAGDVTSAAKRLGVTEAHVRAVIAVEASGSGFLGKYENDPRLPKILFEAHIFSRETGGQYDGTHPRLSSAKWNRTLYKGGLKEHDRLREAAELESDAAYRSASWGLFQIMGFNHEPAGYPNLWDFVGVQYVSEGLQLQCGINFILSHGLEKYLQIQDWPGFAKGYNGPEYEKNQYHEKLTAAFERFKSGVVERDRETKDLQRALNRAGFNLVLDGTLGSRTEAAIREFQEREGLTVDGIAGPQTRRALGLQ
- a CDS encoding phospholipase A; translation: MKNDNETKPDLEDYRGFFELETKLGKADSFVLGSYFRWAHEGASLQLDLTYPIHRFPFQMLDVYFQVQYVNSLAESLINFRERTEVVRLGLAIVC
- a CDS encoding integration host factor subunit alpha, whose translation is MTLTKANLIEEIMVGNGFSRKKSVETVETLLEIIKKTLESGEDVLISGFGKFCVKKKKERKGRNPATGKDLMLAPRKVVSFRCSGILRNLVDGG